In a genomic window of Taeniopygia guttata chromosome 11, bTaeGut7.mat, whole genome shotgun sequence:
- the CPNE7 gene encoding copine-7, giving the protein MPFAHGAAGARPRPAGMGGVPEPCPQAPLAVLSKVELRVSCKHLLDRDTLNKSDPCVLLLMQSQGQWMEVDRSEVIKSNLNPVFAKIFTVDYYFEEVQKLRFEVYDSHGQAGVGTHDDDFLGGTECTVGQIVAQKRVTKPLFLKYGKFAGKSTITIISEEISGNNGYVELAFRAKKLDDKDLFSKSDPFLEIYRIDDDRSEQLVYRTEVVKNNLSPIWEPFKVSLNSLCSCEEKRKLRCVVWDYDSRGKHDFIGEFFTTFEEMQKAMGENKVQWDCMNPKYKIKKRNYKNSGVVVLLDLKIHRVYSFLDYIMGGCQIHFTVAIDFTASNGDPRNSCSLHYINPYQPNEYLKALVAVGEICQDYDSDKKFSALGFGARIPPKYEVSHDFAINFNPDNDECEGIQGVVESYQSCLPKIQLYGPTNVAPIISKVARVAADEERTKEASQYFILLILTDGVVTDMADTREAIVRASYLPMSIIIVGVGNADFTDMQILDGDDGVLRSPKGEPVLRDIVQFVPFREFKNASPTALAKCVLAEVPKQVVEYYSYKAFPPRCPRPPSPEPSLGSPH; this is encoded by the exons ATGCCCTTCGCCCACGGGGCCGCCGGTGCCCGGCCGCGCCCGGCCGGCATGGGCGGCGTGCCCGAGCCGTGCCCGCAGGCCCCGCTGGCCGTGCTGTCCAAGGTGGAGCTGCGGGTCAGCTGTAAACACCTCCTGGACCGCGACACCCTCAACAAGTCGGACCCCTGCGTCCTGCTGCTGATGCAGTCCCAGGGCCAGTGGATGGAG GTGGATCGCAGCGAGGTGATCAAGAGCAACCTGAACCCCGTCTTCGCCAAGATCTTCACAGTCGATTACTACTTCGAGGAGGTGCAGAAGCTGCGCTTCGAGGTGTACGACAGCCACGGCCAGGCCGGCGTGGGCACGCACGACGACGACTTCCTGGGGGGCACGGAGTGCACCGTGGGGCAG ATCGTGGCGCAGAAACGGGTGACGAAGCCGCTGTTCCTCAAGTACGGGAAGTTCGCGGGCAAGTCCACGATCACG ATCATCTCGGAGGAGATCTCGGGGAACAACGGCTACGTGGAGCTCGCCTTCCGCGCCAAGAAACTGGACGACAAG GACCTCTTCAGCAAGTCAGATCCCTTCCTGGAGATCTACCGCATCGACGACGACCGCAGCGAGCAGCTGGTGTACCGCACCGAG GTGGTGAAGAACAACCTCAGCCCCATCTGGGAGCCCTTCAAAGTCTCCCTCAACTCGCTCTGCAGCTGtgaggagaagaggaagctgAGG TGCGTGGTGTGGGACTACGACTCGCGGGGCAAGCACGACTTCATCGGGGAGTTCTTCACCACCTTCGAGGAGATGCAGAAGGCGATGGGGGAGAACAag GTGCAGTGGGACTGCATGAACCCCAAGTACAAGATCAAGAAGCGCAACTATAAGAATTCGGGGGTCGTGGTGCTGCTGGACCTGAAG ATCCACAGGGTTTACTCCTTCCTGGATTACATCATGGGCGGCTGCCAGATCCATTTCACG GTGGCCATCGACTTCACGGCCTCCAACGGGGACCCCCGGaacagctgctccctgcactaCATCAACCCCTACCAGCCCAACGAGTACCTCAAGGCACTGGTGGCCGTGGGCGAGATCTGCCAGGACTACGACAG CGATAAGAAATTCTCAGCTCTGGGCTTCGGTGCCAGGATCCCCCCCAAGTACGAG gtCTCCCACGACTTCGCCATCAACTTCAACCCCGACAACGATGAGTGTGAGG GCATCCAGGGCGTGGTGGAGTCCTACCAGAGCTGCCTGCCCAAGATCCAGCTCTACGGCCCCACCAACGTGGCCCCCATCATCTCCAAGGTGGCTCGCGTGGCGGCCGACGAGGAGCGGACCAAGGAGGCGTCG caATATTTCATCCTGCTGATCCTGACGGACGGCGTGGTGACGGACATGGCGGACACGCGCGAGGCCATCGTCCGCGCCTCCTACCTGCCCATGTCCATCATCATCGTCGGCGTGGGCAACGCCGACTTCACCGACATGCAGATCCTGGACGGGGACGATGGTGTCCTGCGCTCCCCCAAGGGCGAGCCCGTCCTGCGCGACATCGTCCAGTTCGTCCCGTTCCGCGAGTTCAAGAAC GCGTCGCCCACAGCCCTGGCCAAGTGCGTGCTGGCGGAGGTGCCCAAGCAGGTGGTGGAGTACTACAGCTACAAAGCGTTccccccgcgctgcccccgaccccccagccccgagcccagcctgggctccccCCACTGA